The following coding sequences lie in one Myxococcus xanthus genomic window:
- a CDS encoding fatty acid desaturase, protein MPSDASTVSDSRAQSQDWRARTQRSVVQLVGCVGAYVLLAGASYVFFAQSLVGGVALAVLAGVVLVRVFILQHDCAHRSLFQRPVTNDRVGVVLGMLTLAPHAYWRAMHLVHHSTSGDLDRRGVGDIVTMTAQEYLALKPSQRLRYRLYRHPAVLLGVGPIFQFLLRFRMPGIVAKERRPERRSILVTNLALVAVHLAFLALGDWPRWLVVHLIITQVAAGLGIWLFFVQHQVERPYWVPRAQWSLKGSALQGSSHLVLPRAFEWLFGAINLHHVHHLKPQIPNYLLRGYMEQHGLAEEGVKLDLRDSVLAFRLKVYDEATGRMTGFPPVHAGHARTPLASPPSIEPTGQLVRLMTCSGEER, encoded by the coding sequence ATGCCATCTGACGCATCCACCGTTAGCGATTCTCGCGCCCAGTCCCAGGATTGGCGGGCGCGCACCCAGCGGAGCGTGGTCCAGCTCGTGGGATGCGTGGGCGCCTATGTCCTGCTCGCGGGGGCCAGCTATGTCTTCTTCGCCCAAAGCCTGGTGGGCGGCGTGGCGCTGGCGGTGCTCGCGGGCGTCGTGCTCGTCCGGGTCTTCATCCTCCAGCACGACTGTGCCCACCGCTCGCTGTTCCAGCGTCCGGTGACGAATGACCGGGTGGGCGTGGTGCTGGGCATGCTGACGCTGGCGCCGCACGCGTACTGGCGGGCCATGCACCTGGTCCACCACAGCACCAGCGGCGACCTCGACCGGCGCGGCGTGGGCGACATCGTGACGATGACGGCCCAGGAGTACCTGGCGCTCAAGCCCTCCCAACGCCTGCGCTACCGGCTGTACCGGCACCCCGCGGTCCTCCTGGGCGTGGGGCCCATCTTCCAGTTCCTGCTGCGCTTCCGCATGCCGGGCATCGTCGCCAAGGAGCGCAGGCCCGAGCGCCGCTCCATCCTGGTGACGAACCTTGCGCTGGTGGCCGTCCACCTCGCGTTCCTGGCGCTGGGTGACTGGCCCCGGTGGCTGGTGGTGCACCTCATCATCACCCAGGTGGCCGCGGGCCTGGGCATCTGGCTCTTCTTCGTGCAGCACCAGGTGGAGCGGCCCTACTGGGTTCCCCGGGCGCAGTGGTCCCTGAAGGGCTCGGCGCTCCAGGGCAGCAGTCACCTGGTGCTGCCGCGCGCGTTCGAGTGGCTCTTCGGCGCCATCAACCTGCACCACGTCCATCACCTGAAGCCCCAGATTCCCAACTACCTGCTGCGCGGTTACATGGAGCAGCACGGCCTGGCCGAAGAGGGCGTGAAGCTGGACTTGCGCGACTCGGTGCTCGCCTTCCGCCTCAAGGTGTACGACGAGGCCACCGGCAGGATGACGGGCTTTCCCCCTGTCCACGCGGGCCATGCCAGGACACCGCTGGCCTCCCCGCCCTCCATCGAGCCGACAGGTCAGCTGGTCCGACTGATGACCTGCTCCGGCGAGGAACGCTGA